The DNA segment GACAGACCTCGTTTCGATTGTAGAGAACCTCATAACACTTTTTTCCGATAATAGAGGAGAAGCCGGGTTGACCCGAAAATTCTAGCGTGGATCGGTTGACCCTCCGGATACGGAATCCCGGATCGATCAATACTAACGGCTCGGTAATCCCATCTAAAATGGATTGTAATTCACCGGCTCTTTCTAAGAGATTTTCCTGCAATGAGGACATGAAGATTCAATATTGTAGAGAATCTTTAAAAGTTTGCAGTAACTTTTTTTTATTTTTTGCGGATTCTTGAGTCTGCATTTCCTGAAGTCTAAGAATTTGAATGAGAAAATCCTCAATCAGTTTTAAGTAAAACTCCTGCTTAAAATTGGATCGTTCTCGATTGATTCCTTCATCCGGAAGATATTGGATCGGATAACGTACTTCTTTTCCGTTTTTGTCGGCTTGTACGACGATATCGTCTACATTCTGATCCAACGGAGTATCATCGATCAAACGAATGATTGTAGAATCGGATCCGTCTGCGTTCTCAGCTTTGATCTCCGTCACAACCCGGGAAAGGGTCGTACCCGTAAATTCTAGAAGAATCGATTTGCTTTCCGCTCTTTCGATCCCGTTTCTTCCTTCCTGTATGGAATGTTTTACAACTTTGATTCCCTTTCGATTCGGAAACGTTCCCAAAAAGGATATGTACGTCCCGTTTGGAACGGAGTCTATTTTTTCTAATTTTAAAAGTTCACGCGCAGAACCGAGATCTTCGTAGGCTCTCAAAATTCTTCGATTGAGTATGGAAGCGGTATCCGATTTCGATTTAGGATGTTCTTCAGTCTCCTTTCCTTGGGAAGGAATCGGATAGGAAAGAAGAAATAAAATGCAAAGGATCGGAAATAGGAACGATCGCCACTTTCTCGGAGAAGAGTTTCTTTGAGAAAACGATTCTTCTCCGAACTTTCCAAAAATTGAATTAAGGAGTGGGAACGGCAGGCGCAGTTGTAGGCGGCGCGGTTGTTTCACTTTTGGTCTCCTCTGGAGGTGCGGTCAAAGTAGGAGCGGTTTCCGGCATCAGTCGATCTTCTTTTTTTGCAAAGAGAAAGGAAAGAAAAAGAGAAAGAATGATAAAAAGAATCGCAGTGACCCGAGTCGCTTTTGTCAGAACGTCCGCGGTCGAGGAACCGAAAACGGATTGGCTGGAGCCACCTCCCAATAATCCTCCACCTTTTCCGGTTTGAATCATAACCAGAAGAACCAGAAAAAGAGAAACAATAACAAAGAATGTAAGAATGACCCCGTTTAACATATCAGTTCCTGAAAAAAATTGAATTCATTGCCAGATTATGAAGGCTAAAGGGCATGACAATTAAAATACTCTTGCTCAGAGACCCGTTCGGGTGTGTTACAGAGGGGATTTAGAAAAGCCCCGCATACAAATCGATTTTCTGACTGGCCCCTCCCACAAGTCCTCCGTCTATATCCTTTTGTTTTAATAAATCCTGAATGTTGTCCGGTTTTACGGAACCGCCGTAGAGAATCGATAGAGATTCTGCAACTCCGGATGCTCCTACAAAAAGACCTGCAATTTCTTTGCGGATGAATGCGTGGACTTCCTGAGCCTGAGCGGGTGTGGCCACCTTTCCGGTTCCGATTGCCCAAACCGGTTCGTATGCCAGGATCAAATTGGAGAAGGAGTTGCTTTCGATTCTTTTGAGCCCTTCTCGAATTTGAGAAGAAATGACTTCGAAGGTTTTTCCGGATTCTCTTTCGGAGAGAGTTTCTCCCACGCAATAGAGAGCCGTGAATCCGTTCTTTAAAAGAAATTGAACCTTTTCATTACAGAAGGAACTGGATTCTCCCATAAATTGTCTTCTTTCGGAATGGCCGATGAGAACGACCTGGACTCCGATTTCTCTGAGTTGATCGGGGGATGTTTCTCCCGTAAATGCCGCCAGTCCGGATGGATAACAATTTTGAGCGCCCACAATGATTCCGGTTCCTTCCAAAATTCTGGCCACGCTTGCGAGATGCAGAGTGGAAGGAAAGATCATCGAAACTCTATCCTTGGAGATGGAAGGGATCTTTTCTTTGATTGATTGTGCCAGAGAGATTGCTTCCTTTTCGGAAAGATTCATTTTCCAATTTCCGGCGATTACTGTCTTACGCATGGTTCCTCATTATGATGATTTCGTGAAAGATGGGAAGAGTTTGTAAGAAAGCCGAATGGCTTCAAGGCTTTTTTAAGAGAAGGGAAAGCGCGAATTTCTGTTCTTCTGATTCCCGCTGCGTGATTCCGGATGGATCATTTTTAAATGAAGGCGAGGGGACGGGTCCTGTTCAAAAAGATCAGGACCCATAATTTTGTTTTTTAATTTCGAAGTTTATTCGAATTCGCCCGGATGAATCACATAGTACTGATCGAAATATTCACCGCTGGCCGTTTCGGTCCACGTTAAAGAATCCGCTCTCACCCGATTCGGGTCAAGCGGTAGATTCA comes from the Leptospira sp. WS92.C1 genome and includes:
- the secG gene encoding preprotein translocase subunit SecG; translation: MLNGVILTFFVIVSLFLVLLVMIQTGKGGGLLGGGSSQSVFGSSTADVLTKATRVTAILFIILSLFLSFLFAKKEDRLMPETAPTLTAPPEETKSETTAPPTTAPAVPTP
- the tpiA gene encoding triose-phosphate isomerase, which translates into the protein MRKTVIAGNWKMNLSEKEAISLAQSIKEKIPSISKDRVSMIFPSTLHLASVARILEGTGIIVGAQNCYPSGLAAFTGETSPDQLREIGVQVVLIGHSERRQFMGESSSFCNEKVQFLLKNGFTALYCVGETLSERESGKTFEVISSQIREGLKRIESNSFSNLILAYEPVWAIGTGKVATPAQAQEVHAFIRKEIAGLFVGASGVAESLSILYGGSVKPDNIQDLLKQKDIDGGLVGGASQKIDLYAGLF